In the Nitrospinota bacterium genome, TGACCGACGAGGATGCCTACCAGGCGGCCAAGCAGGTGGCTGCCGAGGAGGGGCTATTCGTCGGTATATCGGCTGGAGCCGCCTATTGGGCGACCCAGAAGGTAGCAGAACGGCTGGGACGGGGAGCGACGGTGGTGACCGTCTTCCCCGACGGGGGTGAGCGGTACCTCTCTTTTGAGCGGTATTTCAGTTGGCCTGAGCGGGAGGAAGTGGCCGCAGAGGTTTCGGCCGACGGTCGATAATCCATTGACGACCGCAGCGTCGTTGTGGTAGGTTCTGCTCTCCCATAGGATAATCTTATCCAGAGCGGCGGAGGGACGGGCCCTTTGAAGCCGCAGCAACCGGCTCCCAGTCCGGGGAGTGTCCGGTGCTAAATCCCGCAGGGTCCCCGGACCTTGAAAGATGAGAAGACCCGGCCGGCCTAGCGCGTACGGGAGGCCTCTTCTCGCCCCGGGAAGAGGTTTTTTGCTGGATGCCGGACCCGCTTAAGGGGAGGCGATATGAGTTTCGTCCTCGGTCTCAAATGTCGTGAGTGCTCGAGGGAGTATCCAAAAGAGCCCCTTCACGTCTGCGAATACTGCTTCGGCCCCCTGGAGGTGGTCTACGACTATGAGGGCATCGGGAGGGTCATAAGCAGGGAGAGCATCGAGGCCGGCCCCAATAGCATGTGGCGCTACCGTCCTTTGCTGCCCATCGACGGTGAGCCCGCCGTGGGGCTCCACGTCGGAATGACCCCTATGATCCGGACAAAACGCTTGGGCAAAGCCCTGGGGCTTAACAACCTCTACGTGAAGAACGACAGCGTCAATCACCCCTCATGGAGCTTCAAGGACCGGGTGGTCAGCGTCGCCATCACTAAAGCCCGGGAGTTCGGCTTCGAGGTGGTGGCCTGCGCCTCCACCGGGAACCTGGCCAACTCGGTGGCCGCCATGGCGGCTCAGGCGGGGCTCCAAAGCTACATCTTCATCCCCGCCGACCTGGAGGAGGGAAAGGTTCTGGGAACCCTCATCTATGGAGCGAATCTCATTGGTGTGAAGGGCTCCTACGACGACGTCAACCGCCTCTGCAGCGAGATTGCCGCCAACTATCACTGGGCGTTCGTCAACATCAACATCAGGCCCTATTACGGCGACGGCTCCAAGACATACGCCTATGAGGTCGCCGAGCAGCTCGGCTGGAGGGCGCCCGACAACATAATCGTCCCCGTGGCCGGCAGCTCTCTCATCATCAAGATCGACAAAGGGTTCAAGGAGCTAGCTTCCTTGGGGCTCATCCCTGAGGCCGCGTGCAAGGTCTACGCGGCCCAGGCGACCGGCTGCAGCCCCGTGACCACGGCGATCAAAGAGGGGGAAGACTTCTTCCGGCCGGTCAGGCCCAACACCATCGCCAAGAGCATCGCTATCGGAAACCCCGCCGACGGAATCTACGGCATCCGGGTAGTCAAGGAGACCGGCGGATGGGGCGAGGATGTAACCGACGAGGAGCTCGTCGATGGCATGAAGCTGCTCGCCGAGACGGAGGGCGTCTTTACCGAGACGGCAGGCGGCGTTGTCGTAGCGGTGGCCCGCAAGCTCGTCAAACAAGGGCGCATAGACAGCGATGACCTCACCGTGCTCTCCATTACCGGCCACGGCCTAAAGACTCAGGAGGCCGTTATCGGAAAGATCGGCACTCCTTTGCTCATCGAGCCGAGACTCAGCTCGTTCGTCGATATGTTTAATAACCCCAAGAAGGAGTAACGCCATGGCTATCACGGTGCGCATACCCACACCTCTTCAGGGCTTGACGCAGAACCGGGCCGAGGTCGATGCCAAGGGCAGCAACATCAAGGAGCTTGTGGAGGACCTTGATCGGCAGTATCCAGGCATCAAAGAGCGCATCTGCGACGAAACAGGCGCCATCCGCCGGTTCGTCAACATCTACCTGAACGATGAGGACATCAGGTTCATCGATGGAGACTCAACTGCGGTCAGGGAGGGCGACGACGTCTCGATTATCCCCGCCATCGCGGGCGGCTCGTGCTAAGAGCCCTCTTAGGACTTAACTACAAGCTTCGCATGGTGTGGAGATCAGAACCATGACACACCGGGATACGAAAATTAGTATAGATAAGAAGACGTCGGTGAGCTACGGCAAGAGGCCCTACCGTGCAAGGGCTGTAGGGTTGCTTGGATGCGCGGGGCTCTTCATCTCCTTATTGGTATTTGGGGCGACGTCCTGGACCACCCTGACGGCCTGGGCGGCCGGGTATCCCAACGACCGGCTCCTGGTTGATACTACCTGGGTGGCCGAGCACGGGAAAGATGAGGGAGTGCGAATCCTCGACGTGCGACCTATTGGAGAGTACATGCAGGGTCATATCCCCGGGGCGGCTCACTTCGACGTGGCCCAGGTTAGGGTCGAGCGTGGCGGCGTAAAGGGAATGCTTCCTCCGCCTGAGGTGCTCAACGCCATCTTCGGCGACCACGGGATCAGCCGAGAGAACACTGTTGTCCTATACGACGGGAAAGGAGGGCTTTGGGCCTCGCGCCTCTTCTTCGCCCTGGACTACATGGGCCACCCCGACGCCCGCCTCCTAAACGGCGGGTGGCTGAAGTGGTCCCGTGAGAGACGGCCCGTAACCCGGGCCCCTGCGCGCGTGGAGCCGGCCACCTACCGCGGACGGCCCGACCCCGAGAAGCTTGCCGACGCCTCCTGGATAGTTGCCCACCTCAACGACCCGACCGTAAAATCCCTCGATACCCGGAGCGCGGGCGAGTATCTAGGCAAGGATGTTCGATCCGCCCGGGGAGGCCACATCCCTGGGGCCGTGAACGTCAACTGGGTCGAGAACGTAAGCGGACCGAGCATGGGCTTCAAATCCGCCGACGAGCTCCAGGCCATCTACACCAAGGCCGGGCTCACGCCGGACAAAGAGGTGGTGCCCTACTGCCAGAGCCACGTACGGGGCAGCCATTCCTACTTCGTCCTCAAGCTTTTGGGTTATAAGAAGCTCAGAGGCTACGACGGATCGTGGAATGAGTGGGGAAACCGATCGGACCTACCTTTGGGTAAGTAATGGGGAACGACACCTAACGTGGGCGGACGACAATGAACCCTATGGATGATAATCCACTACTGGTGGAGACCGCCTGGCTCGACCTCAGGCGGAGGGACCAAGATCTAGTGATCTTGGATACGCGGCGACGGACTCAGTATCTGATGGGACACATCCCGGGGGCGGTGAGCTTTCCCATGCGGAAAGTCACCGACGAGCGCTTCTGGAGCCCTGGCTTCCTCCCCAGCGAGGAGGAGTTGCGGCGGCGTCTGGGCTTGGCCGGATTCAGGCGCGACGATTATCTCGTGGTCTACGATGACGGGGACGGACTGGCAGCTTCCCGCGTCTTCTGGGCTCTTGATTACCTTGGCCACCCTAGGGTTAGCCTCCTAAACGGTGGGTTTTCCAAATGGAGCTACGAGGGCCGGGGGCGCAGCCTTCGCCGCCACAAGAGGCCCAAGGCATCATATGAGGGGAGCCCAGTCCAGCAAAGGCTTGTGGGAGCTGAGTGGATCCACCACCGGTTGGCCAGCGGCCATGAGCTAGTCCTCATCGACTGCCGCTCAGCCGACGAATACACCGGAGCCCGCCGAAAGGCTGCCCGCTGTGGGCACATTCCCGGAGCCGTTCACGTTGAGTGGACGCGCAATCTGCGCGAGACGGGGCCCTGTCCCGTCTTTAGGGACCGCGAGGAGCTTTTGGCCCTCTACCAGGGAGCGGGGGCCGACGATGGTTTGCCTCTGGTCACTTACTGCCAGGCCCAGGTTAGAGGGTCGCACACCTACTTCGTGTTACGCTGGCTTGGGTTTAAGGCGGTCTACGGCTACGAGGGCTCGTGGGGCGAGTGGGGCAATGACCCCCAGATGCCCATTGCCACCGGCGACGAGCCGGGACGCATTGTGGAGACCCGTGAGGGGGAAAGGGGCAAAGCGCCCTTCTGACCAACATAACGCAAGACGATAAGGAAGAATATCGATGTTGCACGCCAGAGGCCCAATGCTGAACGCCCCGCAGGATAGGGCGTGCCACATCTTGGAGCTGATAGGCAACACCCCGCTGCTGCGCCTCAACCATTTGGGGAGGGCCTTTCCCCGCGTGGAGATTTACGCCAAGGCGGAATGGATAAACCCGGGAGGCAGCATCAAAGACAGGCCCGCGCTTAAGATGCTTGAGGTGGCCGAAGAGACGGGCGAGCTGACAAAGGACAAGACCATCCTCGACTCCACGAGCGGGAACACCGGCATTGCCTACGCCATGATAGCCAGTATCAAGGGCTACAGGGTCGAGCTCGTCATGCCAGCCAACGTCAGTGAGGAGCGCAAAAAGATAGTCACCGCATACGGGGCCAACATCATATACTCCAGTGCCTTGGAGGGCTCCGACGGAGCCCAGCTCAAAGCCAAGCGCCTCCTGGAGGAGTATCCTGAGAAATACTTTATGCCCGACCAATACAACAATGAGGCCAATTCGCTCGCTCACTACGAGACGACGGGGCCAGAGATTCTCGAGCAGACCGAAGGGACCATCACCCACTTCGTTGCTGGCCTCGGCACGAGCGGAACCCTCATGGGCACCGGCCGTCGACTAAAAGAGTTCAATCCCGACATCCAGCTCATCGCCGTCGAACCGAAGCACGCCCTCCACGGACTGGAAGGCTTAAAGCACATGGAGAGCTCCATCGTCCCGCAAATATACGATAGAAGTTTCCACGACGAACTCATCCCCGTGAAAACCGAGGATGGATACGATATGGCCCGCCGGCTGGCTCATGAAGAGGGGCTGTTTATCGGCCACTCGTCCGGCGCCGTGATGGTGGCGGTACTGGAGGTGGCCTCAAGGATCAAGGAGGGTGTGGTGGTCACTGTCTTTCCCGACGGAGGCGACCGCTACATTTCGACCAATTTTTAGCCCCAATACCACCGCCCGGGCTTTTGCACGTCCACGGGAGGCGTCACATGGCCGAACGATTCGTTGACCTGACGGTCCCGGAAGCCATGATAAAAGAGCCGATTATATATTCCTTGGGTCAGCAGTTCGACGTGGTCCCCAACATTTTCCGAGCCGACGTTACCCCAACGACCGGATGGGCGATCCTTCAGCTCGAGGGGGAGGAGTCTGAGATCGAGCGTGCCATCGAGTGGCTCCAGGGCCACGGCATCACCGTGAAGGTCGGAGGGGAGGAGCTGCTTCAAGCTCGCGACGAGGCCGAGGGCTCGTAAGGTCCGATGCGTGCAGAGTTCACAGAAGAAGAGATCCGTAGGTACGGTTGCCAGATGGTCCTGCCCGAGGTGGGCGACGTCGGCCAGGCAAAGCTCCGGGCCGCCGGTGTGCTCATAATCGGGGCTGGGGGTCTGGGCAGCCCTGTAGCCATTTACCTCGCGGCTGCGGGTGTGGGGAGACTCGGTATAGTGGACAGTGACGAGGTGGAGCTGTCGAACCTACATCGGCAAATTCTCCACACCGAGGAAGCCGTTGGCCGGCCCAAGGTTGAAAGCGCCCAGACTATGCTTGGGGAGGTCAACCCCCTGGTGGAGGTGCAGACCCATCCCATGCGCCTTCAGGCGGCCAACATTGAGGCCCTCATCGCCGGCTACGACGTCGTGGTGGACGGGAGCGACAACTTTCCGACCAAGTTCCTCGTCAACGACGCGTGCGTCTTCGCCGAAAAACCTCTCTCGCTGGCTGGTATTCACCGCTTTGAGGGCCAGGTGATGACCATCGTTCCAGGCCAGGGGCCCTGCTATCGGTGCATATTCATCGAGCCGCCCCCCGAGGGGGCCATCCCCAGCTGCGAGGAGGCCGGAGTCTTCGGGGCCGTGGCGGGCCTGGCCGGGTGCATTCAGGCGGTTGAGGTCGTAAAACTCATTCTGGGGATTGGGGAGCCTCTCGTCGGCTCCATCCTGCGCATCGACACCCTCCGGGGCTCTTTTCGAACAGTCCCGGTCAACCGCAACCCCAACTGCCCCGTGTGCTCCGAGGAGGCGACCATTACGACGCTGGTGGACCAAAGCCTTGTCTGCAGCGAATAACCCTCACGCGAAGGAGGCGGCCATGGCCATCATCCGTGTGCAGCTTACCTTTCCTCAAGAGTCAGTCAAGCGGCCCGTCATTTACGAGATCGGAAAAGAGTTCGATGTGGTAACGAACGTCCGACGGGCCAACGTCACGGCGACCTCGGGGTGGGTGGTGCTCGAGCTAAGCGGCGAGCGGGAAGAGATCGAGCGGGCCCTCGAAGGCTTTAAATCCCGTGGGGTGAGAGTCGATCCGGTTGAGGGTGATGTGGTCAGTCCATGAGGTTGATTGAATGTTACGGGTTCCAAGCTCTATCGTTGAGGCCATGTTCGACCACGCTAAGAAAGAGGCTCCTAATGAATGTTGCGGCCTTCTTACGGGCAAGGACGGGCTGGCTACACACCACTACCCGGCGACGAACGCCGATAGCAGCCCCACCACATACTCCATCGAGTCGCGTCAGCTCTTTGAGATTCATCGGGCTGCTCGCGACGCTGGGCTAGATATTTTGAGCGTCTATCACTCTCACACCATGACCAGGGCGTACCCGTCACCAACCGACGTCAACCGGGCCTTCTGGAATGGGACCGAGCTGGAGACATACCCCGGGTGCATTCACCTGATCATTTCGCTGGCCGAGGGTGACGAGCCCGTCCTCAGGGGTTTTCGTATCCCCTCTCGAGAGACCATCGAAGAGGTTCCCGTCACGATTATCAGAGACACCACGTAAGGAGACGAGCCCAGTGAAGTTTACCAGTCGCGGCCGGTACGCTGTGAGAGCGATGATTGATTTGGCCTACCACACCCTGGAGCATCCCGTGAGCCTCGCCACCATTGCTGTGCGGCAGGGGATTTCGCAGCACTACCTGGAGCAGCTCTTCGTGCGGCTGCGTCGGGCGGAGCTGGTCCGAAGCGTGCGCGGGCCCGGCGGAGGCTACTTTCTAGCTAAAGAACCCATAGCGAT is a window encoding:
- a CDS encoding threonine synthase, whose product is MSFVLGLKCRECSREYPKEPLHVCEYCFGPLEVVYDYEGIGRVISRESIEAGPNSMWRYRPLLPIDGEPAVGLHVGMTPMIRTKRLGKALGLNNLYVKNDSVNHPSWSFKDRVVSVAITKAREFGFEVVACASTGNLANSVAAMAAQAGLQSYIFIPADLEEGKVLGTLIYGANLIGVKGSYDDVNRLCSEIAANYHWAFVNINIRPYYGDGSKTYAYEVAEQLGWRAPDNIIVPVAGSSLIIKIDKGFKELASLGLIPEAACKVYAAQATGCSPVTTAIKEGEDFFRPVRPNTIAKSIAIGNPADGIYGIRVVKETGGWGEDVTDEELVDGMKLLAETEGVFTETAGGVVVAVARKLVKQGRIDSDDLTVLSITGHGLKTQEAVIGKIGTPLLIEPRLSSFVDMFNNPKKE
- a CDS encoding MoaD/ThiS family protein encodes the protein MAITVRIPTPLQGLTQNRAEVDAKGSNIKELVEDLDRQYPGIKERICDETGAIRRFVNIYLNDEDIRFIDGDSTAVREGDDVSIIPAIAGGSC
- a CDS encoding sulfurtransferase, producing the protein MTHRDTKISIDKKTSVSYGKRPYRARAVGLLGCAGLFISLLVFGATSWTTLTAWAAGYPNDRLLVDTTWVAEHGKDEGVRILDVRPIGEYMQGHIPGAAHFDVAQVRVERGGVKGMLPPPEVLNAIFGDHGISRENTVVLYDGKGGLWASRLFFALDYMGHPDARLLNGGWLKWSRERRPVTRAPARVEPATYRGRPDPEKLADASWIVAHLNDPTVKSLDTRSAGEYLGKDVRSARGGHIPGAVNVNWVENVSGPSMGFKSADELQAIYTKAGLTPDKEVVPYCQSHVRGSHSYFVLKLLGYKKLRGYDGSWNEWGNRSDLPLGK
- a CDS encoding sulfurtransferase, which produces MNPMDDNPLLVETAWLDLRRRDQDLVILDTRRRTQYLMGHIPGAVSFPMRKVTDERFWSPGFLPSEEELRRRLGLAGFRRDDYLVVYDDGDGLAASRVFWALDYLGHPRVSLLNGGFSKWSYEGRGRSLRRHKRPKASYEGSPVQQRLVGAEWIHHRLASGHELVLIDCRSADEYTGARRKAARCGHIPGAVHVEWTRNLRETGPCPVFRDREELLALYQGAGADDGLPLVTYCQAQVRGSHTYFVLRWLGFKAVYGYEGSWGEWGNDPQMPIATGDEPGRIVETREGERGKAPF
- a CDS encoding cysteine synthase family protein, translated to MLHARGPMLNAPQDRACHILELIGNTPLLRLNHLGRAFPRVEIYAKAEWINPGGSIKDRPALKMLEVAEETGELTKDKTILDSTSGNTGIAYAMIASIKGYRVELVMPANVSEERKKIVTAYGANIIYSSALEGSDGAQLKAKRLLEEYPEKYFMPDQYNNEANSLAHYETTGPEILEQTEGTITHFVAGLGTSGTLMGTGRRLKEFNPDIQLIAVEPKHALHGLEGLKHMESSIVPQIYDRSFHDELIPVKTEDGYDMARRLAHEEGLFIGHSSGAVMVAVLEVASRIKEGVVVTVFPDGGDRYISTNF
- a CDS encoding NIL domain-containing protein, translated to MAERFVDLTVPEAMIKEPIIYSLGQQFDVVPNIFRADVTPTTGWAILQLEGEESEIERAIEWLQGHGITVKVGGEELLQARDEAEGS
- the moeB gene encoding molybdopterin-synthase adenylyltransferase MoeB, whose product is MRAEFTEEEIRRYGCQMVLPEVGDVGQAKLRAAGVLIIGAGGLGSPVAIYLAAAGVGRLGIVDSDEVELSNLHRQILHTEEAVGRPKVESAQTMLGEVNPLVEVQTHPMRLQAANIEALIAGYDVVVDGSDNFPTKFLVNDACVFAEKPLSLAGIHRFEGQVMTIVPGQGPCYRCIFIEPPPEGAIPSCEEAGVFGAVAGLAGCIQAVEVVKLILGIGEPLVGSILRIDTLRGSFRTVPVNRNPNCPVCSEEATITTLVDQSLVCSE
- a CDS encoding NIL domain-containing protein, giving the protein MAIIRVQLTFPQESVKRPVIYEIGKEFDVVTNVRRANVTATSGWVVLELSGEREEIERALEGFKSRGVRVDPVEGDVVSP
- a CDS encoding M67 family metallopeptidase: MLRVPSSIVEAMFDHAKKEAPNECCGLLTGKDGLATHHYPATNADSSPTTYSIESRQLFEIHRAARDAGLDILSVYHSHTMTRAYPSPTDVNRAFWNGTELETYPGCIHLIISLAEGDEPVLRGFRIPSRETIEEVPVTIIRDTT